In the genome of cyanobacterium endosymbiont of Braarudosphaera bigelowii, one region contains:
- the sodX gene encoding nickel-type superoxide dismutase maturation protease: MSCIRNNNIIDLALWALGQRQRLKVEGWSMSPCLNPGDELLVSRQTSNHPTPFISDIIIMSHPCCPDLRLIKRVISVNKDGSCFVRGDNALCSTDSRSFGWIEPKLIFGHVTSRFF; this comes from the coding sequence ATGTCTTGCATACGAAACAATAACATAATAGATCTTGCACTTTGGGCATTAGGACAACGACAACGCTTGAAAGTTGAGGGATGGTCAATGTCTCCTTGTCTAAATCCAGGAGATGAATTACTAGTTTCTCGACAAACTAGTAATCATCCAACTCCTTTTATTTCAGATATTATCATTATGTCACATCCGTGTTGCCCAGATTTACGGTTAATTAAAAGAGTAATTTCTGTGAATAAAGATGGATCTTGTTTTGTCAGAGGAGACAATGCTCTATGCAGTACGGATAGTCGTTCGTTTGGATGGATAGAACCTAAGCTCATTTTTGGTCATGTTACTAGTCGATTTTTTTAA
- the cobN gene encoding cobaltochelatase subunit CobN: MHRIASSSGNWNMQRDGVIFVEQSQAPIIFLTAADTDIQSLANSLKILPNNFQKVRALNILYLQQQLSIDNYSDKVLSKSKVIILRLLGGSSYWNYGLEVVKYIVELNNINLFVLPGDDVSDHILMSHSTVPLYQSNKLWKYISEGGQKNWSNALKYISNNYFQTKYDVEEPEIVPNFGIYQNNRINNTAEKNVVILFYRSHYLSGNLLPVDSLCESLLNRNLFPLPIFITSLRDINIQIELINYLDSVENNSCQLLLNTTSFSLAKIDDDYNFNSNLWQKLDCPVLQVIFSSSTLQQWHESFQGLSPRDVAMNIALPEIDGKIITRAVSFKSIKVWNKDLETNVIIYSPVKDRVDFVADLAKNYINLKNSSISERKIAIVLANYPNRNGRLANGVGLDTPASCIEILKALKREGYSVANIPESGDDLIKLLTKGVTNDPESKDLRIVYQSVSYVEYEQYFQSLPSKIKKEVDERWQHIFDDVNLAFPISGIQLDNVFIGIQPSRGYDLDPSLNYHAPDLEPTPHYLAYYYWIKNKFKASAIINVGKHGNLEWLPGKSLALSSTCYPEVALGSIPNFYPFIVNDPGEGAQAKRRSHATIIDHLTPPLTRAELYGDLEQLEILIDEYYEAQALDPKRLKIITNSIKELIIKTKINNDLGIAKIDFDSLSTFLKLADGYLCELKEAQIRDGLHILGQCPKNIQLRDLILAISRSPGSNRLGLTTALAKDLKLTFNPLTADFSDSFSDSIFLTFTPQNLLLQLQRSSSIGDVVEVLEKYSQTLIENLINKIETPEIIHFQNTCKEINWIQKFLIPKLYETDQEISNLLKGLDGRYVPSGASGTPTRGRVEVLPTGRNFYSVDIRAIPTQTAWAMGKKAAEVLVEKYTQDNGEYPKTLAISIWGTSTMRTGGDDIAQVLALLGVKPIWDRSRVIDYEIIPLSVLGRPRIDVTVRISGFFRDSFPNLLLLLSNVIEDLSKLEKEKDANPLATQAKKERLFWQEQGLTDQQAYLKSCHRIFGSKPGAYGAGLQGLIEAQNWEDDKDLARAYINWSCYAYDKNGKAYKVPEVFEQRLKQLQIVLHNQDNREHDLLDSDDYYQFQGGLTVAIRSITGKNPQTYFGDNSIVNNPKVKLLKEEISKVYRSRVINPKWIKGIMRHGYKGGFEMAATVDYLFAYDATAHCVEDFMYEGIAQKYIFDKNVKQFMEEKNPWALRDIAERLLEANQRGLWINTNKEILDKLRDVTHQAERIIEE; the protein is encoded by the coding sequence ATGCATCGAATAGCTTCAAGTTCTGGAAATTGGAATATGCAACGAGATGGAGTGATTTTTGTAGAACAAAGTCAAGCTCCAATTATATTCTTAACAGCAGCAGACACAGACATTCAAAGCTTAGCGAATTCTTTAAAAATTTTACCGAACAATTTTCAAAAAGTACGTGCCTTAAATATTTTGTACTTACAACAACAGTTAAGTATTGATAATTATTCAGATAAGGTATTATCTAAATCTAAAGTTATTATTTTACGGCTATTAGGAGGGAGTTCGTATTGGAATTATGGATTAGAAGTTGTTAAATATATTGTTGAATTAAACAACATAAATCTTTTTGTTCTACCAGGAGATGATGTTTCTGATCATATTTTAATGAGCCATTCAACAGTTCCTCTTTATCAGAGTAACAAGCTGTGGAAATACATAAGCGAAGGAGGACAAAAAAACTGGTCGAATGCATTAAAGTATATTTCTAATAACTATTTTCAAACTAAATATGATGTTGAAGAACCAGAAATAGTACCTAATTTTGGAATTTATCAAAACAACAGAATTAATAATACTGCTGAAAAAAATGTTGTCATACTTTTTTATCGTTCGCATTATCTCTCTGGTAATTTATTACCAGTAGATTCCTTGTGTGAAAGTTTATTAAATAGAAATTTATTTCCTTTACCCATATTTATTACTTCCTTAAGAGATATTAATATCCAAATTGAATTAATTAATTATCTTGACAGTGTAGAAAATAATTCTTGTCAGTTATTGCTTAATACTACTAGCTTTTCACTTGCCAAAATTGATGATGACTACAACTTTAATAGTAACTTGTGGCAAAAATTAGATTGTCCAGTCTTACAAGTAATCTTTAGTAGCTCAACGTTACAGCAATGGCATGAAAGTTTTCAAGGATTAAGTCCTCGAGATGTAGCTATGAATATTGCTTTACCAGAAATTGATGGAAAAATTATAACTCGTGCAGTTTCTTTTAAATCTATTAAAGTGTGGAATAAAGATTTAGAGACAAATGTTATTATTTATTCACCTGTTAAAGATAGAGTTGACTTTGTCGCCGATTTAGCAAAAAATTATATTAATCTTAAGAATAGTTCTATTTCTGAAAGAAAAATCGCTATAGTTTTGGCCAACTATCCTAATAGAAATGGTAGACTTGCAAATGGTGTTGGGTTAGATACTCCGGCAAGTTGCATAGAAATTCTTAAAGCTCTAAAAAGAGAAGGTTATAGTGTTGCCAATATACCTGAATCAGGTGATGACTTAATAAAACTTTTAACAAAGGGAGTAACGAATGATCCTGAAAGTAAAGACTTACGTATAGTTTATCAATCAGTTTCTTATGTAGAATATGAACAATATTTTCAAAGTTTGCCTTCAAAGATTAAGAAGGAAGTTGACGAACGTTGGCAACATATATTTGATGATGTAAATCTTGCATTTCCGATCTCTGGTATTCAACTGGATAATGTTTTCATAGGTATTCAACCGTCTAGAGGTTACGATTTAGATCCAAGCTTAAATTACCATGCTCCTGATTTAGAGCCAACACCTCATTACTTAGCATATTATTACTGGATAAAAAATAAATTTAAAGCTTCGGCAATTATTAACGTAGGTAAACATGGTAATTTGGAATGGTTACCAGGAAAAAGTCTTGCATTATCATCAACTTGCTATCCTGAAGTTGCATTAGGCAGTATTCCTAATTTTTATCCTTTTATTGTCAATGATCCAGGAGAAGGAGCACAAGCCAAACGCCGTTCACATGCAACTATCATAGATCATCTTACTCCTCCTTTAACTCGTGCAGAATTATATGGTGATTTGGAACAATTAGAAATTCTTATTGATGAATATTATGAGGCCCAAGCTCTAGATCCTAAGCGTCTAAAGATAATTACTAATAGTATTAAAGAACTAATTATTAAAACTAAAATTAATAATGACTTGGGAATAGCAAAAATAGATTTTGATTCTTTATCTACATTTCTAAAATTAGCAGATGGATATTTATGTGAACTCAAAGAGGCACAAATTAGAGACGGATTGCATATACTAGGGCAATGTCCTAAAAATATTCAACTAAGAGATTTAATTTTAGCGATTTCCCGTTCTCCTGGTTCTAATCGACTTGGTTTAACAACAGCACTAGCTAAAGATTTAAAATTAACTTTTAATCCTCTAACAGCAGATTTTAGTGATTCTTTTTCTGATTCTATTTTTCTTACTTTTACACCTCAAAATCTTCTATTACAGCTTCAAAGATCTTCTTCTATTGGTGATGTTGTAGAAGTCTTAGAAAAATATTCACAAACTTTAATTGAAAACTTAATTAATAAAATTGAAACCCCAGAAATAATTCACTTTCAAAATACCTGTAAGGAAATTAATTGGATACAAAAATTTTTAATCCCCAAGTTATATGAAACTGATCAGGAAATTAGTAATTTACTCAAAGGATTAGATGGAAGATATGTTCCTAGTGGAGCATCAGGTACGCCGACTAGAGGAAGAGTGGAGGTTCTTCCTACAGGTAGAAATTTCTATTCAGTTGATATCCGTGCTATTCCTACACAAACAGCTTGGGCTATGGGGAAGAAGGCAGCTGAGGTTCTTGTCGAAAAATATACTCAAGATAATGGAGAGTATCCAAAAACTCTAGCAATCTCAATTTGGGGGACTTCAACTATGCGAACAGGTGGTGATGATATCGCCCAAGTCTTAGCTTTACTAGGAGTTAAACCTATTTGGGACAGATCCAGAGTAATAGATTATGAAATTATTCCTTTATCAGTATTAGGAAGACCTCGTATTGATGTGACAGTAAGAATATCAGGTTTCTTTAGAGATAGCTTTCCTAACTTATTGTTGTTATTGTCAAATGTAATTGAAGATTTGTCAAAATTAGAAAAAGAAAAAGATGCCAATCCTTTAGCTACTCAAGCTAAAAAGGAAAGACTATTTTGGCAAGAACAAGGTTTAACTGACCAACAAGCATATTTAAAATCTTGCCATAGGATATTTGGCTCAAAGCCTGGAGCATATGGAGCTGGTTTACAGGGATTAATTGAAGCCCAAAATTGGGAAGATGATAAAGATTTGGCCAGAGCTTATATCAATTGGAGTTGTTATGCTTACGATAAAAATGGAAAAGCATACAAAGTTCCCGAAGTATTTGAACAAAGGCTAAAGCAGTTGCAAATTGTTTTACATAATCAAGATAATCGAGAACATGATTTATTAGATTCTGACGATTATTATCAATTTCAAGGGGGATTAACTGTAGCTATTAGAAGTATAACTGGGAAGAATCCTCAAACTTATTTTGGAGACAATTCTATTGTTAATAATCCTAAAGTGAAATTATTAAAAGAAGAGATATCTAAAGTATATCGTTCTCGTGTTATTAATCCTAAATGGATCAAAGGTATTATGAGACATGGCTATAAAGGTGGATTTGAAATGGCTGCTACAGTTGATTATTTATTTGCTTATGATGCAACGGCTCACTGTGTAGAAGATTTTATGTATGAAGGAATAGCTCAAAAGTATATTTTTGATAAAAATGTAAAACAATTTATGGAGGAAAAAAATCCTTGGGCTTTGCGAGATATCGCGGAAAGGTTACTAGAAGCTAATCAAAGAGGCTTGTGGATAAATACTAACAAGGAAATTCTTGATAAACTAAGAGATGTTACCCATCAGGCAGAAAGAATAATAGAAGAATAA
- the map gene encoding type I methionyl aminopeptidase, giving the protein MQIKSDKEIKIMRHSSYIVSKILDEIEGIIKPGVTTKDIDNYAEYRIKEMNAEPSFKGYCGYLHSICISINNEVSHGIPTYQRIIMFGDIVKVDIGVYYQGFHGDSCITIPINKVSLEASRLIKATKEALYAGIKKVKEGHYLSDIAIAIEKVIHKYDYTIVEEYTGHGIGYNLHEEPIIFNSLSNQNFDIKLKAGMIFTIEPIVNQKSKYTKILSDGWTVVTIDHGLSAQFEHTVLVTHKGYEILTNKN; this is encoded by the coding sequence ATGCAGATTAAATCAGATAAAGAAATTAAGATAATGCGCCATTCTTCTTACATTGTCTCTAAAATTTTAGATGAAATTGAAGGAATTATAAAACCTGGTGTTACGACAAAAGATATAGATAATTATGCTGAATATAGAATAAAAGAAATGAATGCAGAACCTAGCTTTAAAGGTTACTGTGGATATCTTCATTCAATTTGCATAAGTATTAACAATGAAGTAAGCCATGGTATTCCAACTTATCAAAGAATAATCATGTTTGGTGACATTGTTAAAGTAGATATAGGTGTATATTATCAAGGATTTCATGGAGATTCTTGTATTACAATTCCCATAAATAAAGTATCGTTAGAAGCATCCCGATTAATTAAAGCTACTAAAGAAGCTCTATACGCAGGTATTAAAAAAGTTAAAGAGGGTCATTATTTATCAGATATAGCAATTGCTATTGAGAAAGTTATTCATAAATATGACTATACAATAGTCGAAGAATACACAGGTCATGGTATAGGATATAACTTACATGAAGAACCAATAATATTTAATTCTTTATCTAACCAAAATTTTGATATTAAATTAAAAGCTGGAATGATTTTTACAATCGAACCAATAGTAAACCAAAAATCAAAATATACAAAGATATTATCAGATGGTTGGACTGTTGTAACTATTGATCATGGCTTGTCTGCACAATTTGAACATACAGTTCTAGTAACACATAAAGGATATGAAATTTTAACTAACAAAAACTGA
- the glmM gene encoding phosphoglucosamine mutase, whose product MRKIKITYYNNLSNQSFYSLNTPLFGTDGIRGKAGDLLTAAFAVQLGFWAGQVLKSENTVPGPIIIGQDSRNSSDMLAMSIASGLTSTGIDVWYLGLCPTPCVAHITNISEAIGGIMISASHNPPEDNGIKFFNAQGIKLSTAISQKIEEGLRGELPLSISQENSWGKILHKDNLINDYYDFLKRNLHPSFNCRGMRIVLDLAWGASVNIAPDIFNQLEATVFSLNGEPKGDLINVNCGSTNLKLLQQAVKKYKADLGFAFDGDADRVMAVDNTGKIIDGDFILFLWGKYLMQKGELPKNLLVTTVMANLGFEKAWEKLGGTLIRTPVGDRHVQAKMLESGAKLGGEQSGHIICHNYGMSGDGIQTSLQICSLLQQSETSLSKLVENSFKAYPQILYNIRFKNRNSLSHWKDCTALQEGIQIAEQAMKYNGRLLVRASGTEPLLRIMIESECFDTAQYWTNYLIAIVEKHLDVI is encoded by the coding sequence TTGAGGAAGATAAAAATTACTTACTATAACAACTTGTCTAATCAATCTTTTTATTCTCTTAATACACCTTTGTTTGGAACAGATGGAATCCGTGGGAAGGCTGGGGATTTATTAACAGCAGCATTTGCAGTCCAATTAGGTTTTTGGGCTGGACAGGTATTAAAATCAGAGAATACTGTTCCAGGTCCTATCATTATCGGTCAAGACTCTCGTAATTCAAGTGATATGCTAGCTATGTCAATAGCTTCAGGTTTAACTTCTACAGGAATAGATGTATGGTATTTAGGATTATGCCCTACACCTTGTGTAGCTCACATAACAAATATAAGCGAGGCAATAGGAGGAATTATGATTTCTGCAAGTCATAATCCACCTGAAGATAATGGGATTAAATTCTTTAATGCTCAGGGGATCAAGCTATCCACAGCTATATCTCAGAAAATAGAAGAAGGATTAAGAGGAGAACTTCCTTTATCTATAAGTCAAGAAAACTCATGGGGCAAAATTTTACATAAAGATAACTTAATCAATGATTATTACGATTTTTTAAAGAGGAATCTTCATCCGTCCTTTAACTGCAGAGGAATGAGAATAGTTTTAGATTTAGCTTGGGGCGCTTCAGTTAATATTGCCCCAGACATATTTAATCAACTAGAAGCTACAGTATTTTCTTTAAATGGAGAACCAAAAGGAGATCTAATTAATGTTAATTGTGGCTCAACTAATTTAAAATTATTGCAACAAGCAGTTAAAAAATATAAAGCCGATCTCGGATTTGCTTTTGATGGAGATGCCGATAGAGTAATGGCTGTTGATAATACAGGTAAAATTATAGATGGAGATTTTATCTTATTTCTGTGGGGAAAATATCTTATGCAAAAAGGTGAACTTCCCAAAAATTTATTAGTTACTACTGTAATGGCAAACCTAGGTTTCGAAAAAGCTTGGGAAAAATTAGGAGGTACTTTAATACGTACACCAGTTGGTGACCGTCATGTTCAAGCAAAAATGCTAGAAAGTGGTGCTAAGTTAGGTGGTGAACAATCTGGACATATAATTTGCCATAATTACGGAATGTCAGGAGATGGTATTCAAACGTCTCTTCAAATATGTTCATTACTTCAACAGTCAGAAACATCTTTGTCTAAGTTAGTTGAGAATAGTTTTAAGGCCTATCCTCAAATTCTATATAATATTAGATTTAAAAATAGAAATTCACTAAGTCATTGGAAAGATTGTACAGCTTTACAAGAGGGAATTCAAATTGCAGAGCAGGCCATGAAATACAATGGACGCCTATTGGTAAGAGCTTCAGGCACAGAGCCATTACTTCGTATCATGATTGAATCAGAATGTTTTGATACTGCTCAATATTGGACTAACTATTTAATAGCAATAGTTGAAAAACATTTAGACGTTATATGA
- the cbiB gene encoding adenosylcobinamide-phosphate synthase CbiB has product MDTDFSIIILIIATIIDYLISDPSKYLHPVQVMGWLIFKASNLIFKFCNGKFVCRCAGSILCLLLVLASGFFGWTVSLIKYHFFPLIGITIESILLASCFAGRSLRLAAIDVLIPLNTNKIDLARIKLSQYVGRDTRNLSKKDIWRTILETISENSIDGVIAPLFYAIIGALLPYTSSLTLALAYKASSTLDSTIGYKKEPFTDIGWFSANLEDILTWIPCRLGVLTLAILSGRPYYVLSICNRDGDKDLSPNSGWSESIYAAILGVQLGGKNIYDGTIKKKPLLGEPIKSITFTTIEKALVLTRVCSLLWLGLGIILIYIKNTR; this is encoded by the coding sequence TTGGATACCGATTTTTCTATAATTATTCTAATCATTGCTACTATAATTGACTATCTGATCAGTGATCCATCTAAATATTTACATCCTGTACAAGTTATGGGATGGTTAATCTTTAAAGCCTCTAATCTTATTTTTAAATTTTGTAATGGAAAATTTGTTTGTCGTTGTGCGGGAAGTATATTATGTCTATTATTAGTTCTTGCTAGTGGCTTTTTTGGCTGGACAGTTAGTTTAATTAAGTATCATTTCTTTCCTTTAATCGGGATTACTATAGAGAGTATTTTATTAGCCAGTTGTTTTGCTGGAAGAAGTTTAAGATTAGCAGCTATTGACGTTCTTATTCCCTTAAATACAAATAAAATTGACCTTGCTAGAATAAAACTTAGTCAATATGTAGGTAGGGATACTAGAAATCTTTCCAAAAAAGATATTTGGCGTACTATACTAGAGACTATTTCAGAAAATTCCATAGATGGAGTAATAGCTCCTTTATTTTATGCAATAATTGGTGCACTACTTCCTTATACTAGTAGTCTAACTCTTGCCTTAGCCTATAAAGCTTCCAGCACTCTTGATTCTACTATTGGTTACAAGAAAGAACCTTTTACTGATATTGGCTGGTTTAGTGCAAATTTAGAAGATATTTTAACTTGGATTCCTTGCCGCCTAGGAGTCTTAACTTTAGCAATATTATCGGGAAGACCTTATTATGTTCTTTCAATTTGTAATCGTGATGGAGATAAAGATCTAAGTCCAAATTCAGGATGGAGTGAAAGCATTTATGCTGCTATATTAGGGGTGCAATTAGGAGGAAAAAATATTTATGATGGTACGATTAAAAAAAAACCCTTACTTGGAGAACCAATTAAATCCATTACATTTACTACAATAGAAAAAGCTTTAGTGTTAACACGCGTATGTAGCTTGCTTTGGCTAGGATTAGGAATAATTTTGATTTATATAAAAAATACTAGATAA
- a CDS encoding J domain-containing protein: MYTKNNRNKLNISQQEIKYSVLGNNILQNLFPNSYYAVLGIHPSTSILEIRKIYRELSKLYHPDTTVLSPSLAKLEFQRLNESYQILSNPQKRLFHDIKIGYISLNTSQNSIKNSLNINEHQYSSSAYLDPYDRSLSGGEIFAVLTLGLTILGCLILSIIITILRKNGLTLHMI; the protein is encoded by the coding sequence ATGTATACAAAGAATAATCGCAACAAGCTCAATATTAGTCAACAAGAAATAAAGTATTCCGTGCTTGGAAATAATATTCTTCAGAACCTTTTCCCTAATAGTTATTATGCTGTTCTAGGAATTCATCCATCTACTTCAATACTAGAGATACGTAAAATATATAGAGAGTTAAGCAAACTCTATCATCCTGATACGACAGTTTTATCTCCTTCTTTAGCAAAACTAGAATTTCAACGCCTTAATGAATCGTATCAAATACTTAGCAATCCTCAAAAAAGACTATTTCATGATATAAAAATTGGTTATATTTCCTTAAATACTTCACAAAACTCAATTAAAAATTCATTAAATATTAATGAACATCAATACTCTTCTTCAGCATACTTAGATCCTTATGATCGTTCTTTATCTGGAGGAGAAATTTTTGCTGTTTTGACTTTAGGATTAACTATTTTAGGATGTTTAATCTTGTCTATTATCATCACTATTTTGAGAAAGAATGGGCTAACTTTACATATGATATAG
- a CDS encoding 3'(2'),5'-bisphosphate nucleotidase CysQ family protein, which translates to MKLKEIETITRSIAWGAAKILHSYYCGKNKFKITESSQDGPTTTADIKSNNYILKNLQIFFPKDIFGYLSEENYKYDSHHSRIQKDWVWIIDPLDGTKEFINKTGEYALHIALAYQGRPVVAVVAIPETQTIYFATKGYGTFVEDLNHKITQIKVSNRNTIENLSLVVSKSHRNTRFQSLIDAFSTKDIVYMGSLGKKITTILEQKANVYISISGKSAPKDWDFAAPDLILTEAGGKFTYFNGDIPFYNRGDVSQWGNFIASNGYFHEALCEKSINSLNEIDKRVIV; encoded by the coding sequence ATGAAACTAAAAGAAATTGAAACTATTACTCGCTCCATAGCCTGGGGTGCAGCCAAGATTCTACATTCCTATTATTGTGGAAAAAATAAGTTTAAAATTACCGAGTCATCACAAGATGGCCCAACAACTACTGCTGATATCAAATCTAATAATTATATTTTAAAAAACCTGCAAATATTTTTTCCCAAAGATATTTTTGGTTATCTTAGTGAAGAAAACTACAAATATGATAGCCATCATAGCCGCATTCAAAAAGATTGGGTATGGATTATTGATCCTTTAGATGGTACTAAGGAATTTATTAATAAGACAGGAGAATATGCTTTACATATCGCTTTGGCATATCAAGGACGTCCTGTCGTCGCTGTAGTAGCTATTCCTGAAACTCAAACAATTTATTTCGCCACCAAGGGATATGGAACATTTGTTGAAGACCTTAATCATAAAATAACCCAAATTAAAGTATCAAATAGAAATACAATTGAAAATTTATCCTTAGTAGTTAGCAAGTCTCATAGAAATACACGTTTTCAGTCACTTATCGATGCTTTCTCTACAAAAGATATAGTATATATGGGTAGTTTGGGAAAAAAAATAACGACTATTCTTGAACAAAAAGCAAATGTTTATATCTCTATATCTGGTAAGTCTGCGCCTAAGGACTGGGATTTTGCAGCTCCAGACTTAATTCTCACTGAAGCAGGAGGAAAATTTACTTATTTTAATGGTGATATTCCATTTTACAACCGTGGAGATGTATCTCAATGGGGTAACTTTATAGCTAGCAATGGATATTTTCATGAAGCTCTATGTGAAAAGTCCATAAATAGTTTAAATGAAATTGATAAAAGAGTTATTGTATAA
- the sodN gene encoding superoxide dismutase, Ni, with protein MRLLKTIATQVKNWFPAPTVHAHCDGPCGVYDPASARIAAEAVVSMTKKILDLQPPTSNNIEGIAAYQNTLSRYIAIKEEQAQLAKKELLVLWTDYFKPVHLEQYPDLHTKFWNAAKLCSACKVEVNSDNTEKLMSAIEDIQRIFWQTKGRTDVSWYRAN; from the coding sequence ATGCGCCTGTTAAAAACAATAGCTACCCAGGTTAAAAATTGGTTTCCTGCTCCTACCGTCCATGCTCATTGTGATGGGCCTTGTGGTGTTTATGATCCAGCCTCAGCTAGGATTGCAGCTGAAGCGGTAGTATCAATGACAAAAAAGATTTTAGATTTACAGCCTCCAACTTCAAACAATATTGAAGGAATAGCTGCTTATCAAAATACTCTATCTAGATATATTGCTATAAAAGAAGAACAGGCACAACTAGCAAAGAAAGAACTTTTAGTTCTTTGGACAGATTATTTTAAGCCTGTACATCTTGAACAATATCCTGATTTACATACTAAATTTTGGAATGCTGCGAAACTTTGTTCTGCTTGTAAGGTAGAAGTTAACTCAGATAACACAGAAAAATTAATGTCTGCGATAGAAGATATTCAACGTATTTTCTGGCAAACTAAAGGAAGAACTGATGTTTCTTGGTATAGAGCTAACTAA
- a CDS encoding AbrB family transcriptional regulator gives MKQDKPLTGIDLLQKVEELSKEAKFSKEEKAKACGYYTKTKNGVERVNMMKFLNALIDAEGIELDSSSEGQGRGGRSASYKISVQSNGNLLIGSAYTKKMGLESGDEFEITLGRKHIHLKQVGILNEDG, from the coding sequence ATGAAACAAGATAAACCCTTAACCGGCATAGATCTACTCCAAAAAGTTGAAGAATTAAGCAAAGAAGCTAAATTTAGTAAAGAAGAAAAAGCAAAAGCTTGTGGTTACTATACTAAAACAAAAAATGGAGTGGAACGTGTCAATATGATGAAGTTTCTTAATGCCTTAATTGATGCTGAAGGTATTGAACTCGATAGCAGCTCTGAGGGTCAAGGAAGAGGTGGACGTTCAGCTAGCTATAAAATTAGTGTTCAATCTAATGGTAATCTTCTAATCGGTTCAGCTTATACAAAAAAAATGGGATTAGAGTCTGGAGACGAGTTTGAAATTACTTTGGGGCGTAAACATATACATCTAAAACAAGTCGGAATACTTAATGAAGATGGATAA
- a CDS encoding thylakoid membrane photosystem I accumulation factor, producing the protein MTIIKFNHKFISTILIEICLVFLLFLGISCNQALASMYDDNLDGNIFVVYAGNGSLVPAKMALSDSLQRQIPTIIVYYVDDSPSSKQFAMTVSKIQEFYGRAANIIPTMVDSIPVKDKYIKQELGYYYKNTVPQIVILDHNGQKVLDIQGQVEYEVIDDALRKVFGLLPRSESIELKHHS; encoded by the coding sequence ATGACGATAATTAAATTTAATCATAAATTTATTTCAACAATATTGATAGAAATTTGTCTCGTTTTCTTACTCTTTTTAGGAATAAGCTGTAATCAAGCATTAGCTAGTATGTATGATGATAATCTTGATGGTAATATTTTTGTAGTTTATGCCGGTAATGGTTCCCTAGTCCCAGCAAAAATGGCTTTAAGTGACTCTCTTCAACGCCAAATTCCGACAATTATTGTTTATTATGTAGACGATAGTCCTAGTTCTAAACAATTTGCTATGACTGTTTCGAAAATACAAGAGTTTTATGGCCGAGCAGCTAATATTATTCCTACTATGGTCGATAGTATTCCTGTAAAAGATAAGTATATTAAGCAAGAGCTAGGATATTATTACAAAAATACTGTTCCTCAAATAGTTATTCTGGATCATAACGGACAAAAGGTTCTTGATATCCAAGGACAAGTAGAATATGAAGTAATAGATGACGCTTTACGAAAAGTATTTGGTTTATTACCACGTTCTGAATCTATAGAATTAAAACATCATTCTTAG